Proteins co-encoded in one Brassica rapa cultivar Chiifu-401-42 chromosome A02, CAAS_Brap_v3.01, whole genome shotgun sequence genomic window:
- the LOC103868133 gene encoding primary amine oxidase → MEPKTFFRLIFLIVTAGFIISFTSTNFPHAPSSTTGLLDCTDSSSSPLCASRNFLFNKQKPQFSKQDPKPKPKNHDHLSDTLNHPLDPLTVMEFNKVRSLLSSDALFSTGAPHAFHSIVLEEPEKNLVRAWEKGNPLPPRKASVIARVGPDTHVLTVDLSSGRVDIVDSPVPVSGYPMMTLEEMNEVTFAPFSSADVNRTIVSGGVNLTDVYCFPLSSGWYGRKEENKRVIKSQCYSSQGTANFYMRPIEGLTILIDLDTKQVIEIVDTGPNIPIPGSANTEYRFKNLGTTDKTRGLNPISIEQPRGPSFVIEDNHLVKWANWEFHLKPDPRAGVVLSQVRVHDPDTQETREVMYQGFVSELFVPYMDPSDAWYFKTYMDAGEYGFGLQAMPLVPLNDCPRNAAYMDGVFTTADGTPFVRENMICIFERYAGDIGWRHSESPISGLPIKEVRPKVTLVVRMAASVGNYDYIIDYEFQTDGLIKAKVGLSGILMVKGTSYQNKNQVNKDKEGNEEELHGTLLAENIIGVIHDHYVTFYLDLDVDGPDNSFLKVNLKRQMTEPGESPRKSYMKAVKNIVKTEKDAQIKLSLYDPSEFHVVNSAKTTRVGNPTGYKIVPRATAASLLDHDDPPQKRAAFTNNQIWVTPYNKTEKWAAGLFTYQSHGDDTLAVWSDRDRDIENTDIVVWYTLGFHHVPCQEDFPIMPTVSSSFDLKPANFFERNPILRAAPNFEHDLPVCEVKYVSA, encoded by the exons ATGGAGCCAAAAACTTTCTTCCGTTTGATTTTTCTCATAGTCACCGCCGGTTTCATCATCTCTTTCACTTCCACTAACTTCCCCCACGCGCCGTCGTCTACCACGGGGCTTCTTGACTGCACCGACTCttcctcttcacctctttgtGCATCAAGAAACTTCCTCTTCAACAAACAAAAACCACAATTTTCTAAACAAGATCCTAAACCAAAACCCAAGAACCATGACCACTTGTCTGACACATTAAACCACCCTCTGGACCCACTCACTGTCATGGAGTTTAACAAAGTCCgatctcttctctcctctgacGCGCTCTTCTCCACAGGCGCACCACACGCGTTCCACTCCATCGTTCTTGAAGAGCCGGAGAAGAATCTCGTTAGAGCATGGGAAAAAGGAAACCCACTTCCTCCGAGAAAAGCTTCCGTCATCGCACGCGTTGGCCCCGACACGCACGTGCTAACCGTTGACCTTTCTTCTGGTCGGGTGGACATAGTGGATAGTCCGGTTCCTGTTTCGGGTTACCCGATGATGACTCTAGAAGAAATGAACGAAGTGACGTTCGCACCGTTTTCAAGCGCTGATGTGAACCGTACGATTGTTTCTGGTGGAGTTAATCTGACGGATGTGTATTGCTTCCCGTTATCAAGTGGCTGGTACGgtagaaaagaagaaaataaaagggTTATTAAAAGTCAGTGTTACTCAAGCCAAGGTACTGCTAACTTCTACATGCGACCCATCGAAGGTTTAACTATTCTTATCGATTTAGATACAAAGCAAGTGATCGAGATAGTTGATACCGGTCCGAATATTCCCATACCCGGTTCAGCCAATACTGAATACCGCTTCAAAAACCTAGGGACCACTGACAAAACACGAGGTCTTAACCCGATCTCGATCGAGCAGCCACGTGGTCCAAGCTTCGTAATAGAAGACAACCATCTAGTGAAATGGGCAAATTGGGAATTTCATCTAAAGCCTGACCCGAGAGCAGGTGTGGTATTATCACAAGTTAGAGTACATGATCCTGACACACAAGAGACACGTGAAGTGATGTACCAAGGGTTCGTGTCGGAGCTTTTTGTTCCGTACATGGATCCATCGGACGCGTGGTACTTCAAGACTTACATGGACGCAGGTGAATACGGGTTTGGTTTACAAGCCATGCCACTTGTACCGCTTAATGATTGTCCACGAAACGCAGCCTATATGGACGGAGTTTTCACGACGGCTGATGGAACGCCGTTTGTGAGAGAGAATATGATTTGTATCTTCGAGCGTTACGCCGGAGATATTGGTTGGCGTCACTCGGAAAGCCCCATCAGCGGTTTACCG ATAAAGGAAGTGAGACCAAAGGTGACGTTAGTGGTACGAATGGCAGCTTCGGTAGGTAACTATGATTACATCATTGATTATGAGTTCCAAACTGATGGGCTAATCAAAGCTAAG GTGGGACTTAGTGGAATTCTAATGGTGAAAGGGACATCatatcaaaacaaaaatcaagTGAATAAAGATAAAGAAGGTAACGAAGAAGAGCTTCACGGCACGCTTCTGGCTGAAAATATAATAGGAGTAATTCATGATCACTATGTCACTTTCTACCTTGACCTCGACGTCGATGGCCCGGACAATTCATTTCTCAAAGTGAACCTCAAGAGGCAGATGACTGAGCCAGGCGAGTCTCCAAGGAAGAGTTACATGAAAGCGGTTAAGAACATTGTGAAAACCGAAAAGGACGCTCAGATCAAACTTAGTTTGTACGATCCATCTGAATTCCACGTTGTCAATTCTGCTAAAACCACCCGGGTCGGTAACCCCACGGGTTACAAGATCGTCCCTAGAGCCACGGCGGCTAGTTTGCTTGACCATGATGATCCTCCGCAGAAGAGAGCAGCTTTTACCAATAATCAAATTTGGGTGACACCGTATAATAAGACCGAGAAATGGGCTGCCGGTTTGTTCACTTACCAAAGCCATGGAGATGATACTCTAGCAGTTTGGTCAGACAG GGATAGAGACATAGAGAACACGGATATAGTTGTGTGGTACACACTCGGATTCCATCACGTTCCATGTCAAGAAGACTTTCCAATAATGCCTACAGTTTCTTCGAGTTTTGATTTGAAACCCGCAAATTTCTTCGAGCGCAATCCAATCCTTAGGGCCGCTCCAAACTTCGAACATGATCTCCCGGTTTGTGAAGTTAAATATGTATCTGCTTGA